A part of uncultured Campylobacter sp. genomic DNA contains:
- the rplD gene encoding 50S ribosomal protein L4: protein MSKVSVLNEKLEKASEIEIPAKFSEVNSHNLYLYVKSYLASLRANTANAKTRAEVSGGGKKPWRQKGRGGARAGSTRTNVWVGGAVAFGPTNERNYEQKVNKKQKRLALEFAINEKANEGKIFIFDDLELKSGKTKDAANFIKKLGVRDALIVKNELDAQTLLAYRNLKNCYVIDASEVNAYLIAVYGSVVFEKAAFESIVKED, encoded by the coding sequence ATGAGTAAAGTAAGCGTGCTTAACGAAAAACTGGAAAAAGCAAGCGAAATTGAAATTCCTGCGAAATTTTCGGAAGTCAATTCGCACAATCTATATTTGTACGTCAAATCTTACCTTGCTTCGCTTCGTGCAAATACGGCTAACGCTAAAACTCGCGCGGAAGTTAGCGGCGGCGGCAAAAAACCATGGCGACAAAAGGGTCGCGGTGGCGCACGTGCGGGCTCAACGAGAACCAATGTCTGGGTAGGCGGCGCGGTCGCATTCGGTCCGACTAACGAGCGAAATTACGAGCAGAAGGTCAATAAAAAGCAAAAACGCCTTGCGTTGGAATTTGCTATCAATGAGAAAGCAAACGAGGGTAAAATTTTTATCTTCGACGATTTGGAGCTAAAAAGCGGCAAAACTAAAGATGCGGCAAATTTTATTAAGAAACTAGGCGTTAGAGATGCGCTAATCGTTAAAAACGAGCTGGACGCGCAAACTCTTTTGGCCTATAGAAATCTTAAGAATTGCTATGTCATCGATGCAAGCGAGGTCAATGCTTACCTAATCGCAGTTTACGGCTCAGTCGTATTCGAAAAAGCGGCATTTGAATCAATAGTGAAAGAGGACTAA
- the rplC gene encoding 50S ribosomal protein L3: MEYIVEKIGMSRTIDTSSTPVTLLRLINTKICEVCDEKKAIVAYADGKAHNKAIAGIQKKYSLSKEFNKFATLSLENAELGDQNLDVLSEAKIVKVSFKSKGKGYQGVIKRHGFAGGPAAHGSRFHRRPGSIGNCEWPGRVQPGMRMAGHTGNETITAKNEVVSFDAENKILVLKGSVPGFNGAMGRIRIVK, from the coding sequence ATGGAATATATCGTAGAAAAAATAGGTATGAGTAGGACGATCGACACGAGCAGCACGCCCGTGACGCTTTTGCGACTTATCAATACCAAAATTTGCGAAGTTTGCGATGAGAAAAAAGCTATCGTAGCCTACGCAGACGGCAAAGCGCACAACAAAGCTATCGCCGGCATTCAAAAGAAATACAGCCTAAGCAAGGAATTTAATAAATTTGCGACTCTAAGCTTAGAAAATGCCGAGCTTGGCGATCAAAATTTAGATGTTTTGAGCGAAGCCAAGATCGTAAAAGTAAGTTTCAAATCTAAGGGCAAAGGTTATCAGGGAGTTATTAAGCGCCATGGCTTTGCAGGTGGTCCTGCAGCACACGGCAGCCGCTTTCACCGAAGGCCGGGCTCGATCGGCAACTGCGAGTGGCCGGGTCGCGTTCAGCCTGGTATGAGGATGGCGGGACACACTGGAAACGAAACGATCACTGCCAAAAACGAAGTCGTAAGCTTTGATGCCGAGAATAAAATTTTAGTGCTTAAAGGCTCGGTTCCTGGATTTAACGGCGCAATGGGCAGAATAAGGATAGTAAAATGA
- the rpsJ gene encoding 30S ribosomal protein S10 — MQKIRLKLKAYDHRVLDRTVSAIVEAVKRTGADVRGPVPMPTKIKRYTVLRSPHVNKDSREQFEMKIHARMLDIVAATPDTVDSLTKLDLAPEVNVEVHAMGK, encoded by the coding sequence ATGCAAAAAATTAGGTTAAAACTCAAGGCTTATGACCATCGAGTTTTAGATCGCACAGTTTCGGCTATCGTTGAAGCCGTAAAAAGAACAGGTGCGGACGTCAGAGGTCCCGTGCCGATGCCTACGAAGATTAAACGCTACACCGTTTTAAGATCTCCGCACGTAAATAAAGACTCCAGAGAGCAGTTTGAGATGAAAATTCACGCTCGTATGCTAGACATCGTAGCGGCTACGCCAGATACGGTTGATTCGCTAACTAAGCTTGATTTGGCTCCGGAAGTCAACGTCGAAGTTCACGCGATGGGCAAATAA